In one window of Temnothorax longispinosus isolate EJ_2023e chromosome 11, Tlon_JGU_v1, whole genome shotgun sequence DNA:
- the LOC139822496 gene encoding uncharacterized protein isoform X4, with protein MLLLSQCYLEIYNERVRDLLKPSTSTSGLRVREHPRLGPYVQGLTHHVVRTLGSLISYVEEGTKARKTASTLQNPSSSRSHALLTVDLSQETADAERPKGSGTSSSSRRQDAAPRGGSRLHLVDLAGSESAATCSGVHRLKEGANINKSLVALGNVISALAERGSTGSRPGRRYIPYRDSSLTWLLKDALGGNATTIMLATISPASGSYNETAHTLRFAQRAQSVVNRPVVNEDPVERIIRELRAEVARLKSLLSEKDIDQTKAPCCCGKVQSSKDSATDPQYRKEQESLNTSRSKESDHKNKTIQSKDNRFLNVLPIRRFNSSDSVTAYETGSSGSIRKFKSFEHLQLPDRFVGSYNQAKVTELNDEDDEVVDEINEPVFVDIPTLVAVLIKPDDSLQESSAQIEEICSDEVQEDSIDADFIEGSNEDFEGPEKIDDDHDDRSSSANSCILKDSEIVDLHQITSECLPQSPASVGRSRPRGKFSKQNSVDLPSSNLNVSKKFGSIDGINKKKEPFFGVQRSHTNLEKRPTLPDRGKKLNNIREIDDRKANIKSANIWRAIGSKDHLQRKSSNESDKSLKDTNRAGSYNNIGRKPSLESLKRKTSKDSSSSSSKDEQILISNLTRDRLARRKSSLDREAATAAAGGLKHHTAIQKVKRAEIVAAVTERLYSSRKPIEEANMASSNTSGTRSPPESTDVKMPGSLLARSKLQEISRKMLMKRRRINVDTQTETASTLRFKDMACLTDEPKVVLQDAAVLTDDHTDVAVIEMVDRRLPVLRVKDMATLTDQRPPTSIFRCKDAESLTTDLDFDDYELHSPRNDSGILSDDVQNYTESNLSSADVSEFYPEGDKKVPCVNIVDSSTNTFLTSPGRNSAVQTARLEAASQQKNNSESRNYSKCCSLFHELNQHVRASSPEKNVISISLPEMINITIESTNGLESRIAVIDGNDDAVEEKSKPISSDKAAQTDEEIKNEIKGSFLKDFTVKSTATQADGRVFRIENIFQDPKGKSYHDVTSDLKKEIAMKKSITFRSSLGTSSVIGTKENSTETEWNGIYINDVCHRTRPIPKGGLTQAFIIKKRSYSLNPRRTIQRFARHDLWKNWTLPYPEQSPEFFDYNRETAMPSSTQHDTNLELIDDLFSSTMNSEYTFVAKIPKETAQESCIQDSKDRCKNLKKSKSVSLKNLLNYDYNFSDDSLDYDEDNITKETDEAKAVDSHDDKNYESPCPPDVVAHTKKETLKSMSHVDSVNVESSIDDDFDDTQIEFPKRKPTEVSEKNLIQDFKALILGTSSNIVDSDSEEEAKTYIRQFDNISKKKVSFSNPSNLEEISDVVTNRKILTSKQNSEVALKSIIKKIKKKKPVVTENLDIVQMSNVENGQSLQQKKIHSSKSEEVLSTLKENHDSEDSEKSLNDEKVDFSNEDYRENSRNKIIKDNVVINEDTRSRTASKRNILEDYLNEAITFMRNMNSINEYMSATNMLENYGKRRRRRGRRENNLKTDKDYTEFRGRRVSLKDDTDKYLQPDNDEVVAVESYVKCLKGIERLEACIDKVSKHNQVLRDKYGIDVESAGAKSSLASPSVDSGVSSIIDNAIHQCGNTVSENDAENCDESNLFRISLPLLSSTRIDVTKRSTSNEPEKYRALTETDEHDLDDKNNNITTEDDLERKIFDQLMGAADFSKCWSLKQSRQERLRKISDLRSQSLTTYSKLRGTFQQDTHGILNFDEVSTAEDYLGHIRGIESSAWTFKKTKLSDQADDILSTNSRTSIGLKIDSEEFCNESPKDYDNLSDIEASNEPTIFEIKHHDYLADPAKSIAIGQTPYVKKEITRRSRDSLRTDLMNPRLGDSFTVELKYPGSPRAKFLELLKERRRIVENSRGTNAF; from the exons ATGCTCCTTTTGTCACAATG TTATTTGGAGATATATAACGAGAGGGTAAGGGATCTCCTGAAGCCGTCGACGAGCACGAGCGGTCTTCGAGTTCGAGAACATCCTCGACTAGGACCTTACGTTCAAG GATTGACGCACCATGTAGTTCGCACCCTGGGGTCGTTGATATCATACGTGGAGGAAGGCACGAAGGCGAGGAAGACAGCCTCGACACTTCAGAACCCCAGCAGCAGTCGTAGCCACGCTCTGCTGACCGTCGATCTCTCGCAGGAGACGGCCGACGCCGAGCGTCCTAAAGGCAGTGGTACTTCTTCGTCCTCCAGGAGGCAGGACGCCGCTCCGCGCGGCGGTAGCAGGTTGCACCTAGTCGATCTGGCGGGCAGCGAGAGCGCGGCCACCTGCAGCGGCGTTCATCGACTGAAG GAAGGTGCGAATATCAACAAGAGCCTAGTGGCTTTAGGGAACGTGATATCCGCACTCGCCGAGAGAGGCTCAACCGGAAGTAGGCCAGGAAGAAGATACATCCCTTACAGAGACTCTTCGCTCACTTGGCTGTTGAAGGATGCACTCGGCGGAAATGCCACCACCATTATGCTCGCCA CGATCTCTCCGGCTAGCGGAAGTTACAACGAGACCGCGCACACCCTACGATTCGCGCAAAGAGCGCAGAGCGTGGTCAATCGACCAGTGGTCAACGAGGATCCCGTGGAGAGAATCATTCGTGAATTAAGGGCCGAGGTCGCCAGATTGAAATCTTTATTATCGGAAAAG GATATCGACCAGACTAAGGCGCCGTGTTGCTGCGGCAAAGTTCAAAGTTCAAAGGATTCCGCGACGGACCCTCAGTATCGCAAAGAACAGGAATCGCTCAACACCTCACGATCCAAAGAATCTGATCATAAGAACAAGACTATACAATCGAAAGATAACAGATTTCTCAATGTACTTCCGATAAGAAGATTCAATTCCAGTGACAGTGTGACGGCTTATGAGACGGGCTCTTCAGGGTCCATCAGAAAATTCAAATCTTTCGAGCATCTGCAACTTCCGGATCGCTTTGTTGGCAGTTACAACCAGGCCAAAGTTACCGAGTTgaacgacgaggacgacgaggtGGTGGACGAGATCAATGAACCGGTTTTCGTGGATATACCTACGCTGGTAGCTGTGCTGATCAAGCCGGACGACAGTTTGCAAGAATCGTCGGCACAGATCGAGGAGATTTGTTCCGATGAAGTGCAAGAAGATTCGATCGATGCCGATTTTATAGAAGGCAGCAATGAAGATTTCGAAGGACCGGAAAAAATTGACGACGATCATGATGATCGCAGTAGCTCAGCAAATTCCTGCATCTTGAAAGACTCAGAGATTGTTGATCTTCATCAGATTACGTCAGAATGCCTTCCACAAAGTCCGGCATCCGTTGGAAGAAGCAGACCGAGAGGTAAATTCAGTAAGCAAAATTCCGTCGATTTACCTTCGTCAAATTTGAACGTCTCAAAGAAGTTCGGCTCTATCGACGGGATTAACAAGAAGAAAGAACCATTTTTCGGTGTTCAACGATCGCATACGAACTTGGAGAAACGTCCGACGCTGCCCGATCGTGGAAagaaacttaataatattcgCGAGATCGACGATCGCAAGGCAAATATTAAGTCGGCGAATATTTGGAGAGCGATCGGCAGCAAGGATCATCTGCAGAGAAAGAGCAGCAACGAGTCTGACAAGAGTCTGAAAGACACCAACAGAGCAGGTAGCTATAATAATATTGGCAGAAAGCCGAGTTTAGAAAGCTTGAAAAGGAAAACTAGCAAGGACAGTAGCTCAAGCAGCTCCAAGGACGAACAGATCTTGATTTCGAATTTGACGCGCGACAGGTTAGCGCGCAGAAAGAGCTCCTTAGATCGGGAAGCAGCAACGGCAGCGGCGGGTGGTTTAAAGCATCACACAGCCATTCAGAAAGTAAAACGCGCCGAGATTGTGGCGGCCGTCACAGAAAGACTCTACTCCAGTAGAAAGCCCATAGAAGAGGCCAACATGGCGAGTAGCAATACATCGGGTACGCGTTCACCGCCGGAAAGTACCGACGTGAAGATGCCAGGCAGTCTCCTAGCGCGATCGAAACTCCAGGAGATTTCGCGGAAAATGCTGATGAAACGACGAAGGATCAACGTGGACACGCAGACGGAAACGGCGTCGACGCTGCGCTTCAAGGATATGGCGTGTCTGACGGACGAACCTAAGGTGGTACTTCAAGACGCAGCGGTCCTCACAGACGATCATACGGACGTCGCGGTAATCGAAATGGTAGATCGTCGATTACCTGTTCTTAGGGTAAAGGACATGGCAACGTTGACGGATCAACGACCACCAACCAGCATCTTTCGCTGCAAGGATGCCGAAAGCTTGACCACCGACCTCGACTTCGATGACTATGAACTTCACTCGCCGCGAAATGATTCCGGTATACTTTCCGACGACGTGCAGAATTATACTGAGAGCAATCTGTCTAGCGCCGATGTATCCGAGTTTTATCCGGAAGGTGACAAAAAAGTACCGTGCGTGAATATCGTGGATAGTTCGACCAATACGTTCCTCACGTCGCCGGGGAGGAATTCGGCGGTGCAAACGGCACGTTTAGAAGCAGCGAGtcagcaaaaaaataattcggaGAGCAGAAACTATAGCAAATGCTGTAGTTTATTTCACGAACTCAACCAACATGTACGAGCGAGTAGTCCCGAGAAAAACGTTATCTCCATATCTTTACCGGAAATGATCAATATAACTATCGAGAGCACGAATGGTCTAGAATCAAGAATAGCGGTGATAGACGGCAATGATGATGCCGTGGAAGAGAAATCGAAACCTATTTCTAGCGACAAGGCAGCTCAGACGGATGAAgagattaaaaatgaaatcaaAGGATCTTTTTTAAAGGATTTTACAGTCAAATCGACAGCCACTCAGGCGGACGGCAGAGTTTTCAGGATCGAGAATATCTTTCAAGATCCGAAAGGCAAAAGCTACCATGACGTGACCTCcgatttaaagaaagaaattgcgATGAAGAAGTCGATTACTTTTAGAAGTTCTTTAGGTACTTCTTCTGTCATCGGGACGAAAGAGAACAGCACAGAGACGGAATGGAACGgaatatacattaatgatGTTTGTCACAGAACGCGGCCGATTCCGAAAGGCGGTTTAACGCAAGCTTTCATCATTAAGAAACGTAGCTACAGTTTGAATCCTAGAAGGACAATACAAAGATTTGCCCGTCATGATCTATGGAAGAATTGGACCCTTCCGTATCCAGAACAATCGCCAGAATTTTTTGATTATAACAGAGAGACAGCTATGCCATCTTCTACGCAACATGATActaatttagaattaattgaTGACTTATTCTCTTCTACAATGAACAGCGAATATACTTTTGTCGCTAAAATTCCAAAAGAAACGGCTCAGGAATCATGTATTCAAGACTCTAAAGACAGATGCAAGAACTTGAAGAAATCAAAATCTGTTTCGCTAAAGAACTTATTAAACtacgattataatttttcggatgACAGTCTTGATTACGATGAAGACAACATCACGAAGGAAACAGATGAAGCGAAAGCGGTGGATTCGCATGATGACAAGAATTACGAGAGCCCTTGTCCTCCGGATGTCGTTGCGCACACGAAAAAGGAAACTTTGAAGTCAATGAGTCATGTAGATTCGGTTAATGTCGAGTCCTCGATAGATGACGATTTTGATGATACTCAGATCGAATTTCCGAAGAGAAAACCTACTGAAGTGTCAGAGAAGAATCTAATACAGGATTTCAAGGCATTAATCCTAGGAACATCATCGAATATCGTAGATAGTGACTCCGAAGAAGAAGCAAAAACGTATATCAGGCAGTTTGATAATATCAGCAAGAAAAAGGTGTCTTTTTCAAATCCTAGTAACCTCGAGGAGATATCTGACGTTGTGACTAATCGTAAAATTCTAACATCAAAGCAAAACTCAGAGGTAGCTTTGAAGTCTATTATTaagaagataaagaagaagaagccgGTTGTGACTGAAAATTTGGATATCGTTCAAATGTCGAATGTCGAAAATGGTCAGTCCTTGCAACAGAAAAAGATACACTCATCAAAGAGCGAGGAAGTTCTATCTACTTTGAAAGAGAATCATGATTCCGAGGATTCCGAAAAATCGCTTAATGACGAGAAGGTGGATTTCTCCAATGAAGATTATCGCGAAAATTCTcgcaacaaaattatcaaaGACAATGTCGTCATCAATGAAGACACCCGTTCTCGTACAGCATCGAAGAGAAATATTCTTGAAGATTATTTGAATGAGGCAATAACCTTCATGCGCAACATGAACTCTATCAACGAGTACATGAGTGCCACAAACATGTTGGAGAACTATGGAAAGCGTCGTAGAAGACGAGGTCGTCGTGAAAACAATCTGAAGACGGACAAAGATTACACAGAGTTCCGAGGGCGCAGAGTTAGCCTGAAGGATGACACCGACAAATACTTGCAACCGGATAATGATGAAGTTGTTGCTGTCGAATCCTacgtaaaatgtttaaaaggTATCGAGAGATTGGAGGCATGCATCGATAAAGTCAGCAAGCATAATCAGGTCCTTCGGGACAAATATGGTATCGATGTCGAGTCTGCTGGCGCTAAATCGAGTTTAGCGAGTCCCAGTGTAGACTCCGGTGTGTCCAGCATCATTGACAACGCGATCCATCAATGCGGGAATACTGTTTCCGAAAATGATGCTGAGAATTGCGATGAGTCCAATCTTTTCAGGATTTCCTTGCCGCTTTTGTCTTCCACTCGAATTGACGTCACAAAACGGTCTACGTCAAATGAGCCAGAAAAGTATCGAGCTCTTACTGAGACAGATGAACACGATCTTGACGACAAGAACAACAATATTACAACTGAGGATGATCTCGAGCGTAAAATCTTCGATCAACTAATGGGCGCAGCCGATTTTAGTAAATGCTGGAGTCTGAAACAATCCCGACAGGAACGCCTCCGGAAAATATCCGACCTTAGATCGCAAAGCCTGACAACTTACTCCAAGTTACGGGGGACTTTCCAACAAGACACTCATGGCATCCTTAATTTCGACGAAGTTTCTACCGCCGAGGATTATCTCGGCCACATTCGTGGAATTGAGAGTAGCGCCTGGACATTTAAGAAAACGAAACTCTCGGATCAAGCAGACGATATATTGTCTACTAACTCGAGGACATCGATCGGTTTGAAGATTGATTCTGAAGAATTTTGCAACGAATCGCCGAAAGACTACGATAATCTGTCAGACATTGAAGCGTCAAACGAACCGACGATTTTCGAGATAAAGCATCATGATTATCTGGCAGACCCTGCAAAATCGATCGCGATAGGACAAACGccttatgtaaaaaaagaaatcacgCGGAGGTCAAGAGATAGTTTAAGAACTGATTTAATGAATCCCAGACTTGGAGATTCTTTCACCGTGGAATTGAAATATCCTGGTAGTCCGAGGGCGAAATTTTTGGAGCTTTTAAAAGAGAGGAGACGTATCGTAGAAAACAGCAGAGGTACGAATGCATTTTAA